One Acropora palmata chromosome 2, jaAcrPala1.3, whole genome shotgun sequence genomic window carries:
- the LOC141868712 gene encoding LOW QUALITY PROTEIN: protein SPMIP2-like (The sequence of the model RefSeq protein was modified relative to this genomic sequence to represent the inferred CDS: substituted 1 base at 1 genomic stop codon): protein MSEKATVLSWRGSDKYYNPYIGRGEVLFTGPDGIRDHQATVLDPNTYVGIGTMSPEGTSNLNYLWRPSRGCAHPVAKSAKVGEIGWGLQFYTDYQLLRSGHQIKLGEFRXSTEDRHTHLYQNPWYPGPNDEKVKDTDKGEQVPQPCSRSERHARSSRTGTRQFRSQTPTPQRTPQYTQMTPRPRSAVFGSRPRSGTHSSSMS, encoded by the exons atgtCTGAAAAGGCCACCGTCTTGTCTTGGCGGGGTTCCGATAAATACTACAATCCTTACATTGGACGAGGAGAAGTGCTTTTTACCG GCCCCGATGGCATTCGAGATCACCAAGCCACTGTCCTTGATCCCAATACATATGTTGGCATTGGTACAATGTCACCTGAAGGGACCAGTAATCTTAACTATCTCTGGAGACCATCTAGG GGCTGCGCTCACCCAGTGGCCAAGTCTGCAAAG GTTGGCGAGATTGGGTGGGGATTACAGTTCTACACAGACTATCAATTGTTGAGAAGTGGGCATCAAATCAAg CTTGGTGAGTTCAGATAATCTACAGaggacagacacacacacctTTATCAAAATCCATG GTATCCTGGTCCAAATGATGAGAAGGTCAAGGACACTGACAAAG GTGAACAGGTTCCACAGCCATGCAGTAGAAGTGAAAGGCATGCGAGATCCAGCAGGACTGGTACAAGACAGTTCAGGTCCCAAACACCAACCCCACAGAGAACCCCTCAATATACACAAATGACCCCTAGACCTCGTTCAGCTGTTTTTGGAAGTAGGCCACGATCTGGAACTCATTCAAGTTCTATGTCGTAA